A part of Pectobacterium cacticida genomic DNA contains:
- the hutU gene encoding urocanate hydratase, translated as MTSSVEQAGAREVRAPHGSELHCENWLIEAAYRMIQNNLDPDVAERPEDLVVYGGIGKAARNWACFDAILASLRALKGDETLLVQSGKPVGVFRTHENAPRVLIANSNLVPHWANWDHFNKLDRDGLMMYGQMTAGSWIYIGAQGIVQGTYETFAEAGRQHYNGDLRGRWILTAGLGGMGGAQPLAGVLAGASVLAIECQESRIDFRLRTRYLDYKATDLDEALAMIDAACKAGRAISVGLLGNAADVVPELVKRAKAGGMRPDIVTDQTSAHDPINGYLPQGWDAARWAEMRTRDPKTVEKAAKASMAVHVQAMLEFHHMGIPTVDYGNNIRQMALEEGVANAFDFPGFVPAYIRPLFCQGKGPFRWVALSGDPEDIARTDAKLKELFPENTSLLRWLDMAQERIAFQGLPARICWLGLGERHLAGLAFNEMVRKGELKAPIVIGRDHLDCGSVASPNRETEAMRDGSDAVSDWPLLNALLNTAGGATWVSLHHGGGVGMGFSQHAGTVIVCDGSEQADERLARVLWNDPATGVMRHADAGYESAIACAAHHGLNLPMVKG; from the coding sequence ATGACTTCATCTGTGGAACAGGCGGGTGCGCGAGAAGTGAGAGCACCCCACGGCAGTGAACTGCATTGTGAAAACTGGCTGATCGAAGCGGCGTACCGCATGATCCAGAATAACCTGGATCCAGACGTTGCCGAACGGCCCGAGGATTTGGTGGTGTACGGCGGGATTGGCAAGGCGGCACGCAACTGGGCCTGTTTCGACGCGATACTCGCCTCTCTGCGTGCCCTTAAAGGGGATGAAACGCTGTTGGTGCAGTCCGGTAAACCGGTGGGCGTGTTTCGTACCCATGAAAATGCGCCGCGCGTGCTGATCGCCAACTCGAATCTGGTGCCGCACTGGGCCAACTGGGATCACTTTAATAAGCTGGATCGCGATGGGCTGATGATGTACGGCCAGATGACGGCAGGTTCATGGATCTATATTGGTGCGCAGGGCATTGTGCAGGGCACCTACGAAACCTTTGCCGAAGCAGGGCGACAGCACTACAACGGCGATTTGCGCGGGCGTTGGATCCTAACGGCGGGCCTGGGCGGTATGGGCGGCGCGCAGCCGTTGGCGGGCGTGCTGGCCGGCGCCAGCGTGCTGGCGATCGAGTGCCAGGAGTCACGTATTGATTTTCGCTTGCGCACACGTTATCTCGATTACAAGGCCACCGATCTGGACGAAGCGCTGGCAATGATCGACGCAGCGTGCAAAGCGGGACGCGCCATTTCGGTGGGTCTGTTGGGTAACGCGGCGGATGTGGTGCCTGAACTGGTGAAACGCGCCAAGGCGGGAGGTATGCGCCCGGATATCGTGACCGATCAAACCTCGGCGCACGATCCGATTAACGGTTATCTGCCGCAAGGGTGGGATGCAGCGCGCTGGGCAGAGATGCGCACTCGCGATCCAAAAACGGTGGAAAAAGCGGCCAAAGCCTCGATGGCGGTGCATGTGCAGGCGATGCTGGAATTTCACCATATGGGTATCCCGACGGTGGATTACGGTAACAACATCCGCCAGATGGCACTGGAAGAGGGCGTAGCTAACGCGTTCGATTTCCCCGGCTTTGTGCCTGCCTATATTCGCCCCTTGTTCTGTCAGGGCAAAGGCCCGTTCCGCTGGGTGGCGTTGTCCGGCGACCCGGAGGATATCGCGCGTACCGATGCCAAGCTCAAGGAACTGTTCCCTGAGAACACGTCGTTACTCCGCTGGCTGGATATGGCGCAAGAGCGCATCGCTTTCCAAGGGTTACCCGCGCGTATTTGCTGGTTAGGATTGGGCGAGCGCCATCTGGCAGGGCTGGCGTTCAATGAGATGGTACGCAAGGGTGAACTGAAAGCGCCGATTGTGATTGGCCGCGATCATCTGGACTGCGGATCGGTTGCCTCACCGAATCGGGAAACCGAAGCGATGCGCGATGGCTCGGACGCGGTATCCGACTGGCCGCTGCTCAATGCGTTGTTAAACACGGCGGGTGGCGCAACCTGGGTCAGCCTGCATCACGGTGGCGGTGTGGGTATGGGCTTCTCACAGCATGCTGGCACGGTGATCGTGTGTGATGGCAGCGAACAGGCCGATGAACGTCTGGCGCGCGTGCTGTGGAACGACCCGGCAACGGGCGTAATGCGCCATGCGGATGCCGGGTATGAGAGCGCTATCGCATGCGCCGCACACCATGGGTTGAACTTGCCGATGGTTAAGGGTTAA
- the leuB gene encoding 3-isopropylmalate dehydrogenase: MTKSYHIAVLPGDGIGPEVMQQAHKVLDAVRQRFGIQITTSEYDVGGIAIDRQGTPLPPTTVTGCEQADAILFGSVGGPKWEHLPPAEQPERGALLPLRKHFKLFSNLRPAKLYQGLEAFCPLRSDIAEKGFDILCVRELTGGIYFGQPKGREGSGQHERAFDTEVYHRFEIERIAHIAFESARKRRSIVTSIDKANVLQSSILWREIVTEVAKDYPDVTLSHLYIDNATMQLIKDPAQFDVMLCSNLFGDILSDECAMITGSMGMLPSASLNEQGFGLYEPAGGSAPDIAGKDIANPIAQILSLALLLRYSLGADEAAGAIEKAVNTALAEGYRTADLASASNAIGTNEMGDVIARFVAQGA, translated from the coding sequence ATGACAAAGAGCTACCATATCGCCGTTTTACCCGGAGACGGCATTGGCCCGGAAGTAATGCAACAGGCCCACAAAGTACTGGACGCCGTTCGTCAGCGTTTTGGCATCCAAATTACCACCAGCGAGTATGACGTTGGCGGTATCGCCATTGACCGTCAGGGCACACCGTTGCCACCGACAACCGTCACAGGCTGTGAGCAAGCCGACGCGATTTTGTTCGGATCCGTGGGCGGCCCGAAGTGGGAACACCTGCCGCCGGCAGAACAACCGGAACGCGGTGCATTATTGCCGTTACGTAAGCATTTCAAACTGTTCAGCAATCTGCGCCCGGCAAAACTGTATCAGGGGCTGGAAGCGTTTTGCCCACTGCGTAGCGACATCGCGGAGAAAGGCTTCGATATCCTATGCGTCCGTGAATTGACGGGCGGCATTTACTTCGGTCAGCCCAAAGGGCGCGAAGGTAGCGGTCAGCACGAACGCGCTTTCGATACCGAGGTATACCACCGTTTCGAAATTGAGCGCATTGCGCACATCGCGTTTGAATCCGCACGTAAGCGCCGCAGCATCGTCACGTCTATTGATAAAGCCAACGTGCTGCAAAGTTCCATTTTGTGGCGCGAGATCGTCACAGAAGTCGCCAAAGACTATCCTGATGTCACGCTGTCCCACCTGTATATCGACAACGCGACAATGCAGTTGATTAAAGATCCGGCGCAGTTTGACGTCATGCTGTGCTCTAACCTGTTCGGTGACATTCTGTCCGACGAGTGCGCCATGATCACTGGCTCAATGGGCATGCTGCCTTCTGCCAGCCTGAACGAGCAGGGCTTTGGCCTGTATGAACCCGCCGGGGGTTCTGCGCCGGATATCGCCGGTAAAGACATCGCCAACCCGATTGCGCAAATTCTGTCGCTGGCGCTGCTGTTACGCTACAGCCTGGGGGCCGATGAGGCGGCGGGCGCGATCGAGAAAGCCGTTAATACCGCGTTGGCTGAAGGCTACCGTACCGCCGATCTGGCCAGCGCAAGCAACGCGATCGGGACTAATGAGATGGGCGACGTGATTGCGCGTTTTGTCGCGCAAGGAGCATAA
- the leuD gene encoding 3-isopropylmalate dehydratase small subunit: MDKFTQHTGLVVPLDAANVDTDAIIPKQFLQKVTRTGFGQHLFHDWRFLDDAGQQPNPDFVLNKPQYQGASILLARENFGCGSSREHAPWALTDYGFSVVIAPSFADIFYGNAFNNQLLPVKLSDEEVDELFKLVEGKEGITFTVDLENQVVLAGDKRYPFEIDSFRRHCMINGLDSIGLTLQHEASITEYEKNQPAFLR; the protein is encoded by the coding sequence ATGGATAAATTTACCCAACATACGGGGCTGGTGGTTCCTCTGGATGCCGCTAATGTCGATACCGACGCTATTATTCCCAAACAGTTTCTGCAAAAGGTAACGCGCACCGGTTTTGGCCAACATCTGTTCCACGACTGGCGCTTTCTGGACGATGCGGGCCAACAACCCAACCCTGATTTCGTCCTGAATAAACCGCAATACCAAGGCGCGAGTATCCTGCTGGCGCGCGAAAACTTCGGCTGCGGGTCGTCTCGTGAACACGCGCCGTGGGCGCTGACCGATTATGGCTTTAGCGTGGTGATCGCTCCCAGTTTCGCCGATATTTTCTATGGCAACGCGTTTAACAACCAACTGCTGCCAGTAAAATTAAGCGACGAGGAAGTGGATGAACTGTTCAAACTGGTTGAGGGCAAAGAAGGGATAACCTTCACGGTCGACCTAGAAAATCAGGTTGTTCTGGCGGGTGATAAGCGCTATCCATTTGAAATCGATAGCTTCCGTCGGCACTGCATGATTAACGGGTTAGATAGCATCGGTCTGACGCTGCAACACGAAGCGTCTATCACCGAGTATGAAAAGAATCAGCCAGCCTTTCTGAGATAA
- the hutH gene encoding histidine ammonia-lyase, with protein sequence MTTTPSSICLTPGAVDLATLRAIYHGGVTLTLAEEAWADVDAACQQVADIVRQNRVVYGINTGFGKLVSTSIPADRLAELQRNLVLSHSVGVGELLPDNVLRLVMATKVVSLARGHSGVRRQVIETLLALFNAGVMPCVPEKGSVGASGDLAPLAHMSLMLLGEGQVRINGELLPAREGLALAGVEPLVLGPKEGLALLNGTQVSTSLALRGLFGAEQVLGAGLVAGALSLEAIRGSAKPFDARIHNARGQIGQIAVAAAMDALLKGSGIMESHIHCGRVQDPYSIRCIPQVMGACLDNLTHAARILQIEANAASDNPLVFTDNGDVISGGNFHAEPVAFAADIIALAVAEIGAISERRLALLLDTGLSALPPFLVADGGVNSGFMIAQVTAAALASENKSLAHPGSVDSLPTSANQEDHVSMATYAARRLGAMCDNTAAVVGIEAMAAAQGIDFHRPLRSSTLLEQELTRIRQAVPFLDKDRYLAPDIAAMCRWASQADWPEPVAALLPTYAQ encoded by the coding sequence ATGACGACAACACCCTCGTCGATTTGCCTCACTCCCGGCGCGGTCGATCTGGCGACGCTGCGGGCGATTTATCACGGTGGCGTCACGCTGACGCTCGCCGAAGAGGCCTGGGCTGACGTGGATGCCGCGTGCCAGCAGGTGGCAGATATCGTGCGGCAGAATCGGGTGGTCTACGGCATCAATACCGGGTTTGGCAAGCTTGTGAGCACCTCGATTCCTGCCGATCGTCTGGCAGAGTTACAACGCAATCTGGTGCTGTCGCACAGTGTTGGCGTCGGTGAGCTGCTGCCCGATAACGTGCTGCGTTTAGTGATGGCGACCAAAGTGGTCAGTTTGGCTCGCGGTCATTCCGGCGTACGCCGTCAGGTGATTGAAACCTTGCTGGCGCTGTTCAACGCCGGCGTTATGCCGTGTGTGCCGGAAAAAGGATCGGTCGGGGCGTCGGGTGATTTAGCGCCATTGGCTCATATGTCGCTGATGCTGCTGGGAGAAGGGCAGGTCAGAATCAATGGCGAACTACTGCCAGCGCGAGAAGGGTTGGCGTTGGCTGGCGTCGAGCCGCTAGTGCTGGGGCCGAAAGAAGGGCTGGCGCTGCTTAACGGGACGCAGGTTTCCACCTCGCTTGCCCTGCGCGGCTTGTTTGGTGCAGAACAGGTGCTGGGGGCGGGTTTGGTCGCCGGTGCGCTTTCGCTGGAGGCCATTCGTGGTTCGGCCAAACCGTTCGATGCGCGTATTCACAACGCGCGCGGCCAGATAGGTCAGATTGCGGTGGCGGCGGCAATGGATGCACTGCTCAAAGGCAGTGGCATCATGGAGTCGCATATTCATTGTGGCCGGGTGCAGGACCCCTATTCCATCCGCTGTATTCCGCAAGTGATGGGCGCCTGTCTGGATAACCTGACGCATGCGGCGCGCATTCTGCAAATTGAAGCCAACGCGGCGTCTGACAACCCACTGGTGTTTACCGACAACGGCGATGTGATTTCTGGCGGTAACTTCCATGCCGAACCGGTGGCATTCGCCGCTGACATTATCGCCCTTGCCGTCGCGGAAATCGGTGCGATTTCTGAACGCCGTTTGGCGCTGCTGCTCGATACCGGCCTGTCGGCACTGCCGCCTTTCCTAGTGGCCGATGGCGGTGTGAACTCCGGCTTTATGATCGCCCAGGTGACCGCCGCCGCGTTGGCGTCAGAAAACAAATCGCTGGCGCATCCTGGCAGCGTTGACAGTTTACCTACCTCTGCCAATCAGGAAGACCACGTCTCCATGGCCACTTACGCGGCCCGCCGTCTAGGTGCAATGTGTGACAACACCGCAGCCGTCGTGGGAATTGAGGCGATGGCGGCGGCACAGGGTATCGACTTCCACCGCCCGCTACGCAGTTCTACCTTGCTGGAACAGGAGTTAACGCGCATTCGTCAGGCGGTGCCTTTCCTCGACAAAGATCGCTATCTGGCACCGGATATTGCCGCCATGTGTCGCTGGGCAAGTCAGGCCGACTGGCCGGAACCGGTGGCGGCGTTGCTGCCCACTTATGCGCAATAA
- the leuC gene encoding 3-isopropylmalate dehydratase large subunit: MGETLYQKLFDAHVVREAPNETPLLYIDRHLVHEVTSPQAFDGLRAKGRKVRQPGKTFATMDHNVSTQTKDINASGEMARIQMQELIKNCAEFGVQLYDLNHPNQGIVHVIGPEQGMTLPGMTIVCGDSHTATHGAFGSLAFGIGTSEVEHVLATQTLKQGRAKTMKIEVTGEAPLGITAKDIVLAIIGKTGSAGGTGHVVEFCGQAIRALSMEGRMTLCNMAIEMGAKAGLVAPDETTFSYLQGRQFAPKGANWDAAVAYWRTLKSDDDAQFDAVVTLDAAQIAPQVTWGTNPGQVIAVNQEIPNPDSFSDPVERASAAKALAYMDLQPGIKLTDVKIDKVFIGSCTNSRIEDLRAAAEIAKGRKVAAGVQAIVVPGSGPVKTMAELEGLDKVFIEAGFEWRLPGCSMCLAMNNDRLNPGERCASTSNRNFEGRQGRAGRTHLVSPAMAAAAAVTGRFADVRELN; this comes from the coding sequence ATGGGTGAGACGTTATATCAAAAACTGTTCGATGCGCATGTCGTTCGTGAAGCGCCGAACGAAACGCCGCTGCTGTACATTGACAGGCATCTGGTGCACGAAGTGACCTCGCCTCAGGCCTTTGACGGCCTGAGGGCCAAGGGGCGTAAAGTTCGCCAACCGGGGAAAACCTTCGCCACGATGGACCACAATGTGTCCACGCAAACCAAAGACATCAATGCCAGCGGCGAAATGGCCCGTATTCAGATGCAGGAATTAATCAAAAACTGTGCGGAATTCGGCGTTCAACTGTATGACCTGAACCATCCGAATCAGGGGATTGTTCACGTTATTGGCCCGGAACAAGGCATGACCCTGCCCGGTATGACCATCGTCTGCGGTGATTCACACACGGCGACGCACGGCGCGTTTGGCTCATTGGCCTTTGGAATCGGTACATCCGAAGTGGAGCACGTGCTGGCGACGCAAACGCTGAAACAGGGCCGCGCCAAAACCATGAAAATTGAAGTTACCGGTGAGGCGCCTCTCGGTATCACGGCCAAAGATATTGTGCTGGCGATCATCGGTAAAACGGGCAGCGCGGGCGGCACCGGTCATGTGGTTGAATTTTGTGGTCAAGCCATTCGTGCGCTGAGCATGGAAGGCCGCATGACACTGTGCAACATGGCGATTGAAATGGGCGCGAAGGCGGGTCTGGTCGCACCGGACGAGACGACGTTCAGCTATTTGCAAGGTCGCCAATTTGCCCCGAAAGGCGCTAATTGGGATGCCGCCGTAGCCTACTGGCGCACATTGAAATCCGATGACGACGCGCAGTTCGATGCGGTGGTCACGTTGGACGCCGCACAGATTGCCCCGCAGGTCACCTGGGGCACCAACCCCGGTCAGGTTATCGCCGTAAACCAGGAAATTCCTAACCCCGATTCTTTCAGCGATCCGGTAGAACGCGCCTCCGCCGCCAAGGCGCTGGCCTATATGGATCTGCAACCCGGCATTAAACTGACCGACGTGAAGATTGATAAAGTCTTTATTGGTTCCTGCACCAACTCACGTATCGAAGATTTGCGCGCCGCGGCAGAAATCGCCAAAGGGCGCAAAGTCGCCGCAGGTGTTCAGGCTATCGTCGTACCTGGTTCTGGCCCGGTAAAAACCATGGCGGAGCTGGAAGGGCTGGATAAAGTGTTTATCGAAGCCGGTTTTGAGTGGCGCTTACCGGGGTGCTCCATGTGTCTGGCGATGAATAATGACCGCCTGAACCCCGGCGAACGCTGCGCATCGACCAGTAATCGCAACTTTGAAGGCCGTCAGGGGCGCGCAGGCCGCACGCATCTGGTTAGCCCGGCAATGGCGGCAGCGGCGGCGGTGACGGGCCGCTTCGCCGACGTTCGCGAGTTAAATTAA
- a CDS encoding iron-containing alcohol dehydrogenase family protein has product MQQVYFPARVVRGAGAINQLGAIVSALGKRALVLGGKHALKAASALIDAQLAAAGVSKCADIWYGGECSETQISRLAQEVRTQAADVIIAVGGGKALDTGKAVGLETSRPVITLPTIAATCAAVTPLTIRYHDDGHFRDLYHLPVAPAAVIIDSDILANAPLRWLAAGLGDTLAKWYELRAISGNKDVTGFGASSMANSQLCYQQIARFGAAACEAVRQRQATPALDQVLDAIFLFAGLTSLMSNGAHAAAAHALYEGFTVCDKTRAYGHGLLVGFGNLCLLAQEGRSDAELLEAIALAKDCAIPTSLAAIAPTLTAEEQAAILKAAVTAPDMSNMPHTVTVERLREAIQRVEALAME; this is encoded by the coding sequence ATGCAACAGGTCTATTTTCCCGCGCGCGTGGTGCGCGGCGCTGGCGCGATTAACCAGTTAGGCGCCATTGTTTCAGCACTGGGTAAGCGTGCTTTGGTTTTGGGGGGCAAGCATGCGCTGAAAGCGGCGTCAGCCTTGATCGACGCACAGTTGGCCGCAGCTGGTGTGAGCAAATGTGCCGACATCTGGTACGGCGGCGAGTGCAGCGAAACACAAATTTCACGTCTGGCACAAGAGGTACGCACTCAGGCCGCCGATGTGATTATCGCGGTGGGCGGCGGGAAGGCATTAGATACCGGCAAGGCCGTCGGGCTGGAAACCTCCCGTCCGGTTATCACTCTGCCAACCATCGCGGCAACCTGTGCCGCGGTGACGCCGCTGACGATTCGCTATCATGACGATGGCCATTTTCGCGACCTTTATCATCTTCCCGTCGCGCCGGCTGCGGTGATTATCGATTCTGATATTCTGGCTAACGCGCCGCTGCGCTGGTTAGCGGCGGGGCTGGGTGATACGCTGGCAAAATGGTATGAATTACGAGCGATTAGCGGTAATAAGGATGTCACCGGTTTTGGCGCGTCCTCCATGGCAAACAGCCAGCTCTGCTATCAACAAATTGCCCGGTTTGGTGCCGCCGCCTGTGAGGCTGTCCGGCAACGGCAGGCAACACCGGCGTTGGATCAGGTGCTTGATGCCATCTTTTTGTTTGCCGGGTTGACCTCGTTGATGAGCAATGGCGCCCATGCGGCGGCGGCTCATGCGCTCTACGAGGGCTTTACCGTATGCGATAAGACGCGTGCTTACGGGCATGGCCTGCTGGTGGGGTTTGGCAATCTCTGTTTACTGGCACAAGAAGGGCGTAGCGATGCGGAATTGCTTGAAGCCATTGCGTTGGCGAAGGATTGTGCCATCCCGACATCACTGGCAGCGATTGCACCTACCCTGACGGCTGAGGAACAGGCGGCCATATTGAAAGCGGCCGTGACGGCACCGGATATGAGCAATATGCCTCATACTGTCACCGTTGAACGGTTACGTGAAGCAATCCAGCGTGTAGAAGCGCTCGCGATGGAATAA
- the hisC gene encoding histidinol-phosphate transaminase — protein sequence MKETIERLARREARQLGRYNSGLSDDAVRQRFAVTDIARLASNENPLGMSPLADAALRAEVTRTACYPDPSSLQLRAVIAARTGVTPEQVVMGNGSENLLEMLCLAFLNPGDRVVTLLPSFGLHHLYPKMLGAEVTLVPVNAQMEYDLDAWAQALAQPAKMVVFSNPSNPVGCMLGREGFERLIAMTPPDCVLVIDEAYYEYCATHPDYPDSLSVLRQQARPWIVLRTFSKAYGLAGLRVGYGLACHAEMVELLDRVRTPFNINRMAQAAAQAALLDVAHVARSVTHVAQQRAWLRDQLHALGWCVAPSQANFLFVNVEQDSAALAERLLHFGVIVKPWLEAGYTQWLRISVGSEAANQQCIAALRRCVQ from the coding sequence ATGAAAGAAACGATTGAACGACTGGCGCGGCGCGAAGCCCGCCAACTGGGACGCTATAACTCTGGGTTATCTGATGATGCAGTGCGCCAGCGTTTTGCTGTGACGGATATTGCCCGCCTCGCCAGCAATGAAAACCCACTGGGCATGAGTCCGCTGGCCGATGCGGCGCTGCGGGCCGAAGTGACGCGCACGGCCTGTTATCCCGACCCGTCGAGTCTCCAACTGCGCGCGGTCATTGCCGCACGCACCGGAGTGACGCCGGAGCAGGTAGTGATGGGCAATGGCTCGGAAAACCTGTTGGAAATGCTGTGCCTGGCTTTTCTCAATCCGGGCGATCGGGTTGTTACGCTGCTGCCCTCTTTTGGGTTGCATCACCTGTATCCCAAAATGTTAGGGGCAGAGGTGACGCTGGTGCCGGTGAACGCGCAGATGGAGTACGACCTGGATGCCTGGGCGCAGGCGTTGGCACAACCGGCCAAAATGGTGGTGTTCAGTAACCCTTCCAACCCCGTGGGCTGCATGCTGGGGCGTGAGGGATTCGAACGCCTGATTGCCATGACGCCGCCGGACTGCGTATTGGTGATTGATGAAGCATATTATGAGTACTGTGCCACGCATCCCGATTATCCCGATAGCCTCTCCGTATTACGTCAGCAGGCGCGACCGTGGATTGTGTTGCGCACCTTTTCCAAGGCATACGGTCTGGCTGGCTTGCGTGTAGGGTATGGTTTAGCGTGTCATGCCGAGATGGTGGAATTGCTCGATCGCGTACGTACACCGTTCAATATCAACCGTATGGCGCAAGCGGCGGCACAGGCGGCACTGTTGGATGTGGCGCACGTGGCACGCAGTGTCACTCATGTCGCGCAGCAACGGGCCTGGCTCAGAGATCAACTACACGCTTTAGGATGGTGTGTAGCGCCGTCGCAGGCCAATTTTCTGTTTGTGAATGTTGAGCAGGATAGCGCTGCGTTAGCCGAGCGTTTATTGCATTTCGGGGTTATTGTGAAGCCCTGGCTGGAAGCCGGATACACTCAATGGCTACGGATCTCGGTGGGGTCTGAGGCCGCCAATCAACAATGTATTGCAGCGTTGCGCCGGTGTGTACAGTAA
- the leuA gene encoding 2-isopropylmalate synthase — translation MSEQVIIFDTTLRDGEQALQASLSVKEKLQIAFALERMGVDVMEVGFPVSSPGDFESVQTIARNIKNSRVCGLTRCVEKDIDVAAEALRVADAFRIHTFIATSPMHIATKLRSTLDDVIERAIFMIKRARNYTDDVEFSCEDAGRTPIPDLCRVVEAAINAGANTINIPDTVGYTLPHEFGNIIASLYQHVPNIDKAIISVHTHDDLGLAVGNAMAAVHAGARQVEGTLNGIGERAGNCALEEVIMAIKTRHNILNLHTDINHQEIYRTSQLVSQICNMPIPANKAVVGANAFAHSSGIHQDGVLKNRENYEIMTPESIGLKEVQLNLTSRSGRAAVKHRMEEMGYQDSDYNLDDLYTAFLKLADKKGQVFDYDLEALAFINRQQEEPEFYSLDYFSVQSGSSVIATASVKLVCGKETQSEAATGNGPVDAVYQAINRITGYQISLVKYQLTAKGHGRDALGQVDIVADYQGRRFHGVGLATDIVEASAQAMVNVLNNIKRAQQVEKEVQRLQQHNNQQQNDSKQQNSQETL, via the coding sequence ATGAGCGAGCAAGTCATAATTTTTGATACCACATTACGCGATGGTGAACAGGCTTTACAGGCAAGCCTGAGCGTAAAAGAAAAATTGCAAATTGCCTTTGCCCTGGAGCGTATGGGCGTGGATGTGATGGAAGTGGGTTTCCCCGTGTCATCACCCGGTGACTTCGAATCGGTACAAACGATTGCCCGCAACATCAAAAACAGTCGCGTCTGTGGGCTGACACGCTGTGTCGAAAAGGATATCGATGTCGCCGCTGAAGCGCTGCGTGTCGCCGACGCCTTCCGCATCCATACTTTTATCGCCACCTCGCCGATGCACATCGCCACCAAATTGCGCAGCACGCTGGATGACGTCATTGAACGCGCTATTTTTATGATCAAGCGGGCGCGGAACTACACGGATGACGTTGAGTTTTCCTGTGAAGATGCTGGCCGCACACCCATCCCGGATCTGTGTCGCGTGGTTGAAGCCGCCATCAACGCCGGGGCCAACACCATTAATATTCCGGACACCGTTGGCTATACCCTGCCACATGAGTTCGGCAATATTATCGCCTCTCTGTACCAACATGTTCCTAATATTGATAAGGCCATTATTTCCGTTCACACGCATGACGATCTGGGGTTGGCGGTAGGCAACGCCATGGCGGCGGTGCATGCCGGCGCGCGTCAGGTTGAAGGCACGCTGAACGGTATTGGCGAACGTGCCGGTAACTGTGCATTGGAAGAAGTCATCATGGCGATAAAGACCCGCCATAACATCCTGAATCTGCACACGGATATCAATCATCAGGAAATCTACCGTACCAGCCAATTGGTCAGCCAGATTTGTAATATGCCCATTCCCGCGAACAAAGCGGTTGTGGGGGCTAACGCCTTCGCTCATTCTTCCGGCATTCATCAGGATGGCGTGCTGAAAAACCGTGAAAACTACGAAATCATGACGCCAGAATCCATCGGCTTAAAAGAGGTTCAGTTGAATCTGACATCTCGTTCTGGCCGTGCGGCGGTGAAACATCGCATGGAAGAAATGGGCTATCAGGATAGCGATTACAATCTGGACGATCTGTACACCGCTTTCCTGAAATTAGCGGATAAGAAAGGACAGGTATTTGACTATGATCTGGAAGCCCTGGCCTTTATCAACCGTCAGCAGGAAGAACCGGAATTCTACAGCCTGGATTATTTCAGCGTACAATCCGGCTCCAGCGTTATTGCCACGGCATCAGTCAAATTGGTGTGCGGCAAAGAAACCCAATCTGAAGCCGCAACGGGAAATGGCCCGGTGGATGCCGTCTATCAGGCCATCAACCGCATCACGGGCTATCAGATCTCGTTGGTCAAATACCAATTGACCGCCAAAGGACATGGCCGGGATGCATTGGGGCAAGTTGATATTGTCGCCGACTATCAAGGGCGACGTTTCCACGGCGTAGGGTTGGCAACAGATATCGTTGAAGCTTCCGCGCAGGCAATGGTAAATGTATTAAACAACATCAAACGTGCTCAGCAGGTTGAAAAAGAAGTTCAACGTCTGCAACAGCATAATAATCAACAACAAAACGATAGCAAACAACAGAATAGTCAGGAAACCTTGTGA